The Rhodopseudomonas palustris genome window below encodes:
- a CDS encoding cysteine desulfurase — protein sequence MAHPAVSNGSYDVAKVREDFPALALKVYGKDLVYLDNAASAQKPRMVLERMTKAYESEYANVHRGLHYLANAATEAYEGGRSRVQQFLNAKRPEEIIFTRNATEAINMVASSFGAPNIGEGDEIVLSIMEHHSNIVPWHFLRERQGAVLKWAPVDDDGNFLIDEFEKLLGPKTKLVAITQMSNALGTIVPVKEVVKLAHDRGIPVLVDGSQGAVHLSIDVQDIDCDFYIMTGHKLYGPTGIGVLYGKYDVLAKMRPYNGGGEMIREVAQDWVTYGDPPHRFEAGTPAIVEAVGLGAAIDYVNSIGKERIAAHEHDLLTYAEQRLREINSLRIIGAAKGKGPVISFEMKGAHPHDIATVIDRQGIAVRAGTHCVMPLLERFQVTATCRASFGMYNTREEVDQLANALIKARDLFA from the coding sequence ATGGCACATCCCGCGGTTTCAAACGGATCCTACGACGTCGCCAAAGTCCGCGAGGATTTTCCGGCGCTGGCGCTGAAGGTCTACGGCAAGGATCTGGTGTATCTCGACAACGCCGCCTCGGCGCAGAAGCCGCGAATGGTGCTGGAGCGGATGACCAAGGCGTATGAGAGCGAATACGCCAACGTGCATCGCGGCCTGCATTATCTCGCCAACGCGGCGACCGAAGCCTATGAGGGCGGCCGCAGCCGGGTGCAGCAGTTCCTCAATGCCAAGCGGCCGGAAGAGATCATCTTCACCCGCAACGCCACCGAGGCGATCAACATGGTGGCGTCGTCGTTCGGCGCGCCGAATATCGGCGAGGGCGACGAGATCGTGCTCTCGATCATGGAGCACCATTCCAACATCGTGCCGTGGCACTTTTTGCGCGAACGTCAGGGTGCTGTTCTCAAATGGGCGCCGGTCGACGACGACGGCAATTTCCTGATCGACGAATTCGAGAAGCTGCTGGGGCCCAAGACCAAGCTGGTCGCGATCACGCAGATGTCGAACGCGCTCGGCACCATCGTTCCGGTCAAAGAGGTAGTGAAGCTGGCGCACGACCGCGGCATTCCGGTGCTGGTCGACGGCAGCCAGGGCGCTGTGCATCTGTCGATCGACGTCCAGGACATCGACTGCGATTTCTACATCATGACCGGCCACAAGCTGTACGGCCCGACCGGGATCGGCGTGCTGTACGGCAAGTACGATGTGCTCGCCAAGATGCGGCCCTACAACGGCGGTGGCGAGATGATTCGCGAAGTGGCGCAGGACTGGGTGACGTATGGCGACCCGCCGCACCGGTTCGAGGCCGGCACGCCGGCGATCGTCGAGGCGGTCGGGCTCGGGGCGGCGATCGACTACGTCAATTCGATCGGCAAGGAGCGCATCGCCGCGCACGAACACGATCTTTTGACGTATGCGGAACAGCGGCTGCGCGAGATCAACTCGCTGCGCATCATCGGCGCCGCCAAGGGCAAGGGGCCGGTGATTTCGTTCGAGATGAAGGGCGCTCACCCGCACGACATCGCCACCGTGATCGACCGCCAGGGCATCGCGGTGCGGGCGGGAACCCATTGCGTGATGCCGTTGCTGGAACGGTTCCAGGTCACGGCGACGTGCCGAGCGTCGTTCGGCATGTATAATACCCGTGAGGAAGTCGACCAACTCGCTAATGCGCTGATCAAGGCGCGGGACCTGTTCGCATGA
- a CDS encoding SUF system Fe-S cluster assembly protein, with protein sequence MTDTIEAKANMQTVSALPPEETERLGTEIVAALKTVFDPEIPADIYELGLIYKVEIKDDRTVDVDMTLTTPNCPAAAELPTMVENAVATVPGVGVVNVAIVWEPPWTPERMSDEARLVLNMW encoded by the coding sequence ATGACCGATACGATCGAAGCCAAGGCCAATATGCAGACCGTCTCGGCGCTGCCGCCCGAGGAGACCGAGCGGCTCGGCACCGAGATCGTCGCGGCGCTGAAGACGGTGTTCGACCCGGAAATCCCGGCCGACATCTACGAACTCGGCCTGATCTACAAGGTCGAGATCAAGGACGACCGCACCGTCGACGTCGACATGACGCTGACGACGCCGAACTGCCCGGCGGCGGCGGAACTGCCGACCATGGTCGAGAACGCGGTCGCCACCGTGCCGGGCGTCGGCGTGGTCAACGTCGCGATCGTCTGGGAGCCGCCGTGGACGCCGGAGCGGATGAGCGACGAGGCGCGGCTCGTGCTGAATATGTGGTGA
- the sufA gene encoding Fe-S cluster assembly scaffold SufA: protein MSEMTQLSNTEKPARRPRPQVMRLTDAAATRVKDLMSRADSEIVGLRVGIKNGGCAGQSYTVEYAHDLKASDEVIEDKGVKILIDPKAVLFLLGTEMDYKADRMQAQFVFNNPNQISACGCGESVELQPAKIDG from the coding sequence ATGTCGGAGATGACACAGCTTTCCAACACCGAAAAGCCCGCTCGCCGGCCGCGCCCGCAGGTGATGCGCCTGACCGACGCTGCCGCGACCCGCGTCAAGGACCTGATGTCGCGCGCCGACAGCGAGATCGTCGGACTGCGCGTCGGCATCAAGAACGGCGGCTGCGCCGGCCAGTCCTACACCGTCGAATACGCCCACGATCTGAAGGCGAGCGACGAGGTGATCGAGGACAAGGGCGTCAAGATCCTGATCGACCCCAAGGCCGTGCTGTTCCTGCTCGGCACCGAGATGGACTACAAGGCCGACAGGATGCAGGCGCAGTTCGTGTTCAACAATCCGAACCAGATCTCGGCCTGCGGCTGCGGCGAGTCGGTCGAATTGCAGCCGGCCAAGATCGACGGCTGA
- the goxA gene encoding CTQ-dependent glycine oxidase GoxA: MKRRDFLLGAAALGLGGPILGKAAISSLHAQQPAPQGAKIAKVAVFPAIGFSRVGNADDWFLAPEVPGLLSEPDGGFKDPRGRIKKQVQRFRLFGYDDQGRVVREIDATQAKWSVHVANTKASWYGFVNAMDQGAAAPGVPGAQRNAFIALDKREAMLCIDPGAVAISGASVNGAGGDDNYRMKGRFWQTLDVPLGHLRTDDKGRLLVFAADGVSRSSLPQNPVRDFTNNDGWHDDWADGWVKASVSIDGASVDCEPAWVVCCGPKFAPQLEPIVTLYDAAREAMIASGQLQAPADKVSFRRDVLPILRRAGAMQWVAAASFLGAAWHDVGDLSDPAIIETLAKPTADTRAARKKVFDIFRRPGGEDQRAYAVPIMLGDGVNYPDSRHSWLALTPTQYRVLELWADGKFEADYANAAADAVKTLDDLPVELRPEAMTRAALDACSGGAFHPGVEITWPIRHKALYRGPDETRLPFRIALSNRRSLNQDLGLQLNPVNVFAGNPDKPDQGAPIGPQAPGDLTRWMGVPWQGDAFSCQAVLTASGFPTPVWWPALLPVDVLPEAFYKQMMRTDLSAEERLRFYHTRVPWARGAAGIGLHVEAGYTDGLRRMIELWTRMGVVVKRPGPKGLAGVPEQVFVEVQRGSMDIVEPNPQR; the protein is encoded by the coding sequence ATGAAGCGTCGGGATTTTCTGTTGGGCGCCGCGGCGCTGGGCCTTGGCGGGCCGATCCTCGGCAAGGCGGCGATCTCGTCGCTGCACGCGCAACAGCCGGCGCCGCAGGGCGCCAAAATCGCCAAGGTCGCGGTCTTCCCGGCGATCGGCTTCTCGCGCGTCGGCAATGCCGACGATTGGTTTCTCGCCCCCGAAGTCCCCGGCCTTTTGTCCGAGCCCGACGGCGGTTTCAAGGATCCGCGCGGCCGCATCAAGAAGCAGGTGCAGCGCTTCCGGCTGTTCGGCTACGACGATCAGGGCCGCGTGGTCCGCGAGATCGACGCTACGCAGGCGAAGTGGAGCGTGCACGTCGCCAACACCAAGGCCTCCTGGTACGGCTTCGTCAACGCGATGGATCAGGGCGCAGCCGCACCGGGCGTGCCGGGCGCGCAGCGCAACGCCTTCATCGCGCTCGACAAGCGCGAGGCGATGCTGTGCATCGATCCCGGCGCGGTGGCGATTTCCGGCGCCTCGGTGAACGGCGCGGGCGGCGACGACAATTATCGCATGAAGGGCCGGTTCTGGCAGACGCTCGACGTGCCGCTCGGCCATCTGCGCACCGACGACAAGGGCCGCCTGCTGGTGTTCGCCGCCGACGGCGTGTCGCGCTCCTCGCTGCCGCAGAATCCGGTGCGCGACTTCACCAACAATGACGGCTGGCACGACGACTGGGCCGACGGCTGGGTCAAGGCCAGCGTCAGCATCGACGGCGCGAGCGTCGACTGCGAACCGGCGTGGGTCGTGTGCTGCGGGCCGAAATTCGCGCCGCAGCTCGAACCGATCGTGACGCTGTACGATGCCGCGCGCGAGGCGATGATCGCCTCCGGCCAATTGCAGGCGCCGGCCGACAAGGTCTCGTTCCGCCGCGACGTGCTGCCGATCCTGCGCCGCGCCGGCGCGATGCAATGGGTCGCGGCGGCGTCGTTCCTGGGCGCGGCGTGGCACGACGTCGGCGACCTGTCCGACCCCGCGATCATCGAAACGCTGGCCAAGCCGACTGCTGATACCAGGGCGGCGCGCAAGAAGGTGTTCGACATCTTCCGCAGGCCGGGCGGCGAGGATCAGCGCGCCTATGCGGTGCCGATCATGCTCGGCGACGGCGTCAACTATCCGGACAGCCGGCATTCGTGGCTGGCGCTGACGCCGACGCAATATCGCGTGCTGGAGCTGTGGGCCGACGGCAAGTTCGAGGCGGACTACGCCAACGCCGCCGCGGATGCGGTGAAGACGCTCGACGATCTGCCGGTCGAACTGCGGCCCGAAGCGATGACGCGCGCGGCGCTCGACGCCTGCTCCGGCGGCGCGTTTCATCCCGGCGTCGAGATCACCTGGCCGATCCGCCACAAGGCGCTGTATCGCGGCCCCGACGAGACCAGATTGCCGTTCCGGATCGCGCTGTCGAACCGCAGATCGCTCAATCAGGATCTCGGGCTGCAGCTCAATCCGGTCAACGTCTTCGCCGGCAATCCGGACAAGCCGGATCAGGGCGCGCCGATCGGCCCGCAGGCGCCGGGCGATCTGACGCGCTGGATGGGCGTGCCATGGCAGGGCGACGCGTTCAGTTGCCAGGCGGTGCTGACCGCGTCGGGCTTCCCGACGCCGGTGTGGTGGCCGGCGCTGCTGCCGGTCGATGTGCTGCCCGAGGCGTTCTACAAGCAGATGATGCGCACCGATCTCTCCGCAGAGGAGCGGCTGCGGTTCTATCACACGCGCGTGCCGTGGGCGCGCGGCGCGGCCGGCATCGGCCTGCATGTCGAGGCCGGCTACACCGACGGCCTGCGGCGGATGATCGAGCTGTGGACGCGGATGGGCGTGGTGGTGAAGCGGCCCGGGCCGAAGGGGCTGGCCGGCGTGCCGGAGCAGGTGTT